The following proteins are encoded in a genomic region of Quercus lobata isolate SW786 unplaced genomic scaffold, ValleyOak3.0 Primary Assembly Scq3eQI_1999, whole genome shotgun sequence:
- the LOC115973054 gene encoding uncharacterized protein LOC115973054 yields MDAAAVTRIKTVNLLASYTAGRKMNTTNLIQPSWPSTQPQTLALYASGTSSCGNFPGHQRCPCPKSKSSIFSVTRCSTKPGIDSNNATNKNPAIERDPSSKSQQLAAPVPNQALTSTCSRGLVLDLGPKNSWDSAEIGSPVVKRYIGDNEERWYMWYHGRSDINNNTSESIGLAVSSNGIHWAREEHVRSSGDAGLVMNCSKNWWAFDTDSIRPSEMVIMSSPMYSAVYWLYYTGYSSEEVNLSGAPNILQNPERVHGGDKKDENHKIGKIFKSLPGLACSQDGRHWARIEGDHHSGALLDVGPDKEWDSLFIAAPHVVVHSNDDLRMYYHSYDVENGQFALGVARSRDGIRWVKLGKILGGGSKGSFDEIGVKNACVVRNSKEGNYLMAYEGVSADGMRCIGLAVSPDGLKNWTRLQEDPVLKPSEDDGWDNKGVGSPCLIQMEGNVEKWRLYYVGVGCGGRNGIGLAVSEGSNIGKFRRWADFTCKINV; encoded by the coding sequence ATGGACGCAGCAGCAGTCACAAGGATCAAAACAGTAAATCTTCTTGCATCTTATACTGCAGGAAGAAAGATGAACACAACAAATCTAATCCAACCATCATGGCCTTCTACCCAACCACAAACACTTGCTCTCTATGCCTCTGGCACATCTTCATGTGGCAACTTTCCCGGCCACCAAAGATGTCCATGTCCTAAGTCTAAAAGTAGCATCTTCTCTGTCACTAGGTGCTCCACAAAACCAGGCATTGACAGCAATAATGCGACAAATAAGAATCCTGCCATTGAACGGGATCCGAGTTCAAAATCTCAACAACTGGCAGCTCCTGTGCCAAATCAAGCACTAACATCTACTTGTTCAAGAGGTCTGGTGCTTGACTTGGGTCCCAAAAACAGCTGGGATAGTGCCGAAATTGGCTCACCAGTTGTGAAAAGATACATAGGAGACAATGAGGAAAGGTGGTATATGTGGTACCATGGAAGGTCTGATATTAACAACAACACTTCCGAATCCATCGGGTTAGCAGTTTCGAGCAATGGAATTCATTGGGCTAGAGAAGAACATGTTAGATCATCTGGGGATGCTGGTTTGGTGATGAATTGCAGCAAGAATTGGTGGGCTTTTGACACAGATAGTATCAGGCCTTCTGAGATGGTTATTATGTCCAGTCCTATGTACAGTGCTGTTTACTGGCTTTATTACACAGGATATAGTTCTGAAGAAGTTAACTTATCAGGAGCTCCaaacattttacaaaacccaGAAAGAGTCCATGGCGGAGACAAGAAAgatgaaaatcataaaattggCAAAATTTTCAAGTCTCTGCCAGGGCTGGCATGCAGTCAAGATGGAAGGCACTGGGCCAGAATTGAAGGGGACCACCACAGTGGAGCCCTGTTAGATGTGGGACCAGACAAGGAGTGGGATTCTTTGTTTATTGCCGCACCTCACGTTGTAGTGCACAGCAACGATGACCTCAGGATGTATTATCATTCatatgatgtggaaaatggACAGTTTGCTCTTGGAGTTGCAAGATCAAGAGATGGGATCAGATGGGTGAAACTGGGGAAGATCCTTGGAGGTGGATCAAAAGGTTCTTTTGATGAAATTGGGGTCAAGAATGCGTGTGTGGTGAGAAACAGCAAAGAAGGAAACTATTTGATGGCATATGAGGGCGTTTCAGCAGATGGGATGAGGTGTATTGGGCTTGCGGTATCTCCAGATGGGCTAAAGAATTGGACAAGGCTTCAAGAAGACCCTGTTCTTAAGCCTTCAGAAGATGATGGATGGGATAATAAAGGAGTGGGGTCCCCATGTCTAATTCAGATGGAGGGAAATGTAGAAAAATGGAGATTGTATTATGTAGGTGTTGGGTGTGGAGGAAGGAATGGAATTGGATTGGCAGTTTCGGAAGGCAGTAATATAGGAAAGTTTAGAAGATGGGCAGATTTCACTTGTAAGATAAATGTATAG